One Natator depressus isolate rNatDep1 chromosome 3, rNatDep2.hap1, whole genome shotgun sequence DNA segment encodes these proteins:
- the LOC141983969 gene encoding nephrocan-like, with protein MHLSYVLLILFPLYNGLSTTCPRRCNCDSTQSVQCYRVLQVPREIPATTRRLYISHSKIKHLQISDFSRISCLEELILSCSGTESVEDNTFKDLSTLKILELWKNKLRRIPTSLPSSLEVLKLGDNSISVLHESDFEGLKKLRVLDIQNNLILAVSFSTLSSLCSLQTLTLDGNNMESVSGPLKLPKLKYLSMENNKLHSFSGSFFAPLQHLQFLRLTGNLLTKVPLNLPKSLLSLKLERNQLKMIRFRDMKHLENLSELFLSENQLSSVDGAQLLPNLTTLELSRNHLQTMPLKLSARLQKLDCSNNFIQRVTAQGFQDLRDLKHLFLDNNTVSTFEAGALHACAQLSNLALEQNLLISIPLRLPDTLARLDLKGNDIQDVGEQELKDLKQLQVLNLRNNKISALDRKVLENLPRLRYLYLDGNPWNCTCDLLRTRRALMAKGTDVRGGQCAAPAESQGESWMSSRKILQQCEDHLSSAERGKEVRKKMKTDDLSSEGVNMDDDYYDYEID; from the exons ATGCATTTGTCTTATGTTTTACTCATTTTGTTTCCTCTTTACAATGGTCTAAGTACCACCTGCCCCAGAAGATGCAATTGTGACTCTACACAGTCAGTGCAATGCTACAGGGTCCTACAGGTACCTAGAGAGATTCCTGCTACCACCAGGCGGCTTTACATCAGCCACAGCAAAATCAAACACCTCCAG atCTCTGACTTCAGCAGAATATCTTGCCTGGAAGAGCTTATCCTGTCTTGCAGTGGAACAGAATCAGTAGAAGATAACACCTTCAAAGATCTGAGCACCTTGAAGATCCTGGAACTCTGGAAGAATAAACTAAGGCGCATACCCACTTCCCTCCCATCCAGCCTTGAAGTATTAAAACTTGGTGACAATTCAATTAGTGTTCTGCATGAGTCGGACTTTGAAGGTTTAAAGAAATTAAGGGTGCTTGACATTCAAAACAACTTGATTTTGGCAGTCTCTTTCAGCACACTTTCCTCCCTTTGCAGTTTACAGACTCTGACTTTGGATGGTAATAATATGGAATCTGTGTCAGGGCCACTTAAGCTTCCCAAACTGAAGTATCTGAGTATGGAGAATAACAAACTACATTCTTTCTCAGGCAGCTTCTTTGCACCACTCCAACATTTACAATTTCTCAGGTTAACTGGCAACCTTCTGACCAAGGTCCCTCTTAACCTGCCTAAGTCCCTGCTTTCATTAAAACTAGAGAGAAACCAACTCAAAATGATAAGATTTCGAGACATGAAACACCTGGAAAACCTATCTGAGCTTTTcctctctgaaaatcagctctCATCAGTTGATGGTGCCCAGCTTCTTCCTAACTTAACCACCCTGGAGCTGTCCAGGAATCACCTCCAAACCATGCCACTCAAACTATCAGCCAGACTACAGAAACTTGACTGTAGCAATAACTTCATTCAGAGAGTGACAGCCCAGGGCTTTCAGGATCTACGAGACCTCAAGCATTTGTTTCTCGACAATAACACTGTCAGCACGTTCGAGGCTGGAGCGCTTCATGCGTGTGCACAGCTATCTAACCTAGCATTGGAACAAAACCTGCTTATTTCTATTCCATTAAG aCTTCCAGATACTCTAGCCAGGTTGGATCTAAAAGGAAATGACATACAGGATGTCGGAGAACAAGAGCTAAAGGACTTGAAACAGCTCCAGGTTTTAAATTTACGGAACAACAAGATATCTGCCTTGGATCGCAAAGTCCTGGAAAATTTGCCTCGTCTCAGGTACCTGTATTTGGATGGAAACCCTTGGAATTGCACATGCGACCTTTTGAGAACCAGAAGAGCGCTGATGGCCAAAGGGACAGATGTCAGAGGAGGACAGTGTGCAGCACcagcagaaagccaaggagaAAGCTGGATGTCTTCCAGAAAGATTCTGCAGCAGTGTGAAGACCACCTCTCCTCAGCTGAACGAGGCAAAGaggtcagaaaaaaaatgaagactgATGACCTCTCCAGTGAAGGTGTAAACATGGATGATGATTATTATGATTATGAAATAGATTAA